The segment TGTGGTCCTCCGGTCGCGCGTGGTGGGTCGTGAGAACGTTCATCCATGTCAGAGCCCGTACGACGGGGCCGGCCCGGCCACGACCAGCAGACGGTCCTGCGCGTCGCGATCGAGCTCTTCAACCGGCAAGGCTACGACGCCGCGAGCATGGGCGACCTGGCTCGCGAGCTCGGGCTGACGAAGTCGGCGATCTACCACCACGTGCCGAGCAAGGAGCACCTGCTCGAGCGGGCGCTGGACGAGGCGCTCGACGAGCTCACGGCCGCTCTCGACACCGTGCACGCCGACCTGTCCCACACGCCCGAGGAGCGGCTGCGCGCCGCCGTGCGCAGCAGCGTCGTCGTGCTGGCCGAGCACCTGCCCGCCGTCACCCTGCTGCTGCGGGTGCGGGGCAACACCCCCGCGGAGCAGAACGCGCTCGCCCGTCGGCGCGACATCGACCACCGGCTGGCCGAGATGGTGCGGGAGGCCGCCGACACCGGCGCCATCCGCGCCGACATCGACCCGCTGCTCGCCAGCCGGTTGCTGTTCGGGATGGTCAACTCGATGACGGAGTGGCTCCGCGACGGCAGCGACGTCGACGCGCTGGCCGACACCATCACCACGCTCGCCTTCGACGGCCTGGTGCGACACCGAGCCTGACGGCCCGTCGGCTCAGGGCTCGAGGCAGGCGGGGGTCGAGTCGCCCGGCCCGTCGGGGTCGAGCGTGCTCCCGGCCGCGTCGCGCAGCACGACGCGGTCGACGGTCGGCAGCTGCTTGAGGGTCGGCAGCACCTCGCCGGCGATGCTCACGGTGGCGCCGCCGCTGCGGCAGCGGCCCGTGAGCCGCAGGTCGGCCGTGCCGCCCGCGACCGTGAGGTCGTCGTACCCGGTGGCGCCGGAGCGCAACAGGCGCAGGCCGCGCGCCCGCTCCCCCGCCAGCGGACCGGCGAAGAGGCGGTCCATCAGCCCGGTGGCGGGTGCGCCGGGAACCACCGGGCGGCGGACGGCGACGAAGAACGGCTCCTGGTTGTCGACGAACCGGTCCCGGTCGAGGAACCACACCTTGCGCTGCACGGTGGCGAATCCGGCGCCGACCTCGACGACCACCCG is part of the Nocardioides cavernae genome and harbors:
- a CDS encoding TetR/AcrR family transcriptional regulator, giving the protein MSEPVRRGRPGHDQQTVLRVAIELFNRQGYDAASMGDLARELGLTKSAIYHHVPSKEHLLERALDEALDELTAALDTVHADLSHTPEERLRAAVRSSVVVLAEHLPAVTLLLRVRGNTPAEQNALARRRDIDHRLAEMVREAADTGAIRADIDPLLASRLLFGMVNSMTEWLRDGSDVDALADTITTLAFDGLVRHRA